Proteins encoded in a region of the Orcinus orca chromosome X, mOrcOrc1.1, whole genome shotgun sequence genome:
- the GSPT2 gene encoding eukaryotic peptide chain release factor GTP-binding subunit ERF3B, with translation MDPGSSSSSDSAPDCWDQVDMEAPGLAPSGDGAASAAAAAAAEAQREPLISAFSRQLNVNAKPFVPNVHAAEFVPSFLRGPCQPQIPPADAPDIDETCPGAGDPQGKRLGRGAPVEHSKEEQLVWREGSNSAVTMELLEPVVENGEVEMVLEESWEHNKEVSEAEPGGSSLGDSGPPEESGQELIEKEEIRKSKSVVIPSGAPKKEHVNVVFIGHVDAGKSTIGGQIMFLTGMVDKRTLEKYEREAKEKNRETWYLSWALDTNQEERDKGKTVEVGRAYFETEKKHFTILDAPGHKSFVPNMIGGASQADLAVLVISARKGEFETGFEKGGQTREHAMLAKTAGVKYLIVLINKMDDPTVNWSSERYEECKEKLVPFLKKVGFSPKKDIHFMPCSGLTGANIKEQSDFCPWYTGLPFIPYLDNMPNFNRSIDGPIRLPIVDKYKDMGTVVLGKLESGSIFKGQQLVMMPNKHNVEVLGILSDDAETDYVAPGENLKIRLKGIEEEEILPGFILCDPNNLCHSGRTFDVQIVIIEHKSIICPGYNAVLHIHTCIEEVEITALISLVDKKSGEKSKTRPRFVKQDQVCIARLRTAGTICLETFKDFPQMGRFTLRDEGKTIAIGKVLKLVPEKD, from the coding sequence ATGGAtccgggcagcagcagcagcagcgactCGGCTCCCGACTGCTGGGACCAGGTggacatggaagcaccgggtttgGCCCCGAGCGGGGACGGAGCCGCCTCGGCGGCTGCTGCGGCGGCGGCCGAGGCCCAGCGTGAGCCCCTCATCTCGGCCTTCAGCCGACAGCTCAACGTCAACGCCAAACCCTTCGTGCCTAACGTCCACGCCGCGGAGTTCGTGCCGTCCTTCCTGCGGGGCCCGTGCCAGCCGCAGATCCCCCCGGCCGACGCCCCCGACATCGATGAAACCTGCCCCGGCGCGGGCGACCCTCAAGGTAAAAGGCTGGGACGGGGGGCACCTGTGGAACATTCCAAAGAGGAACAGTTAGTGTGGCGTGAAGGTTCCAATTCAGCCGTTACCATGGAACTTTTGGAACCTGTTGTAGAAAATGGAGAGGTGGAGATGGTCTTAGAAGAATCATGGGAGCACAATAAAGAAGTAAGTGAAGCTGAGCCAGGGGGTAGTTCCTTGGGAGATTCGGGGCCCCCAGAAGAAAGTGGCCAGGAATTGATTgagaaagaggaaatcagaaaatcgAAATCTGTGGTCATACCCTCAGGTGCTCCTAAAAAAGAACACGTAAATGTGGTATTCATTGGGCATGTAGATGCCGGAAAATCAACCATTGGAGGACAGATAATGTTTTTGACAGGAATGGTTGACAAAAGGACACTTGAGAAATATGAAAgagaagctaaagaaaaaaacagagaaacttgGTATTTGTCATGGGCCTTAGATACAAATCAGGAAGAACGAGACAAGGGTAAAACAGTAGAAGTGGGTCGTGCCTAttttgaaacagaaaagaaacatttcacaattttagATGCCCCTGGCCACAAGAGTTTTGTCCCAAATATGATTGGTGGTGCTTCTCAAGCTGATTTGGCTGTACTGGTAATCTCTGCCAGGAAAGGAGAGTTTGAGACTGGATTTGAAAAAGGTGGACAGACAAGAGAACATGCAATGTTGGCAAAAACAGCAGGGGTGAAATATTTAATAGTGCTTATTAATAAGATGGATGATCCCACAGTAAATTGGAGCAGCGAGAGATATGAAGAATGTAAAGAAAAGCTAGTGCCCTTTTTGAAGAAAGTCGGCTTCAGTCCCAAAAAGGACATTCACTTTATGCCCTGCTCAGGGCTTACTGGGGCAAATATTAAAGAGCAATCAGATTTCTGCCCTTGGTACACTGGATTACCATTCATTCCGTATTTGGATAATATGCCAAACTTCAACAGATCCATTGATGGACCAATTAGACTGCCAATTGTGGATAAGTACAAGGATATGGGCACTGTGGTCCTGGGAAAGCTGGAATCAGGATCCATTTTTAAAGGCCAGCAGCTTGTGATGATGCCAAACAAGCACAATGTGGAAGTTCTTGGAATACTTTCTGATGATGCTGAAACTGATTATGTAGCCCCAGGTGAAAACCTTAAAATCAGACTGAAGGGAATTGAAGAAGAAGAGATTCTTCCAGGATTCATACTCTGTGATCCTAATAATCTTTGCCATTCTGGACGCACATTTGATGTTCAGATAGTGATTATTGAGCACAAGTCCATCATCTGCCCAGGTTATAATGCGGTGCTGCACATTCATACTTGTATTGAGGAAGTTGAGATAACAGCCTTAATCTCCTTGGTAGATAAAAAATCAGGAGAAAAGAGTAAGACACGGCCCCGCTTCGTGAAACAAGATCAAGTGTGTATTGCCCGTTTAAGGACAGCAGGAACTATCTGCCTTGAGACATTCAAAGATTTTCCTCAAATGGGTCGTTTTACTTTAAGAGATGAGGGTAAGACCATTGCGATTGGAAAAGTTCTGAAACTGGTTCCAGAGAAGGACTAA